The window TCGCTCCCATTCCGTAGGAGGCACGTCGTACCGACTTCGGAACCGATCTGATCGCTTCCTGAGCAGAGATGATGACGATCGGCAGGACCAGCAATCCGACGGTCAGACCGGCCGTTAAGACCGTTCCGAGTCCGAGACCCAGATCGATGGAAACCGACCCAGCCTCGAGGGTAACTCCTCGGGCGAAAACTGCCAGTCCGAGCAACCCGTAAACGACCGATGGAACGCCAGCAAGGTTCGAGAGATTGACCTGAATCAGTTGTGTGAGGCGATTGTCGCCCGCGTACTCCTCGAGGTAGATCGCTGCGCCGACGCCGAGCGGGAAGACTGCAACGATCATCACGCCAAGCATGAAGACCGAACCGATGATCGGCGGATACAGTCCGGATCGCTCGGGGAGACGGGACGGTCCTTGCTGGAAGAATGCCGAGCGGACCCAGGGATCCGGCGAACTGCTACCCAGAAGGTCGGGCAGGAACACAGCAAGGAGAACGCTGCCTGCGATGACGACCGGTGCGCCGAGTCCAAGCCGGGCCGTCGACGATTCGGCTATCGTTTCCCGCTGGCCGGTCAGTACGATCACGGCAGGAATCGACAGCCCACCGAGGAAGACGATCGCCAGGTCACCAGCAACGAGTACCCCGATTTCGACGAGACCCCCGACGAGAAGACTACCGCCGACGACACCAGCGGCGGCTAGTTCTCCGATTCGACTTCGGCCCTCGCGGGAGACTGACCACTGCCGTAACGCGAGCGCGGTCGGACCTGCGAACGTCAAGAAGTACAACAGCCAGGGTTTGATGAGCGCGAGGACCCCGGTCAGCGGAGCACGGGCGACCGAGGCGACGAGGGCCCCGACGACGGCGACGCCGAGCGCCCATCTGTGTGCGTCGGATACCTGCTCGATTCGGTCACCGTAGACGAGGAGGGCACCTGCAGGGAAGATCGCCAGCAGGAAGTATGCCGCCCATATCTGGGGTGAAACGATGATGGACACGACGACGAGGAAGAGCCCGAATCCGACGCTCAGCAACAGTCCTCCCGTCGTCGTCTTCGCGACGTCGATCGCAGGCGTTCCGCGAATTCGCCACCAGTACGCTGTGATCGGAGCCCCGATCGAGAGTACGAACACCGCGTACCATTCCGTGCTCGCCTCGGCTAGCTGGAAGGCGTCGATCGTGACGTACGTGAGTAACACGAGGAGAGTCACGATACCGAAAAGCGCTGCGGAGAGGCAGGCGTACTTGAACGCGCTTCCCTTGATGCGAGCGGCGACGTTCGACGCACCGGCCCAGTCGTGGCGCTCGGTTTCAGTACTCATCAAACTCACCTCGACGGTCGTCGGATAGTTGGTCTGGTCGTCGTTGCATCAGTACACCTCCCTGTACCGTCGTTTGACGTACTCTGCCACCAGATTCATCGTGAACGTGAACGCAAACAGCGCCAGACCGAGGGCAAACATCGACCAGTAGACCGGCGTGCCACCGACGACGTCGGAGCCAGCGGCCTGGACCATCGCTGCCGTGATCGTCTGAATCGAGTCGTAGAGGTTCTCGTGGATACTCGTCGGCTCGAGGATCAACATCTGCGGGTTCTGTCCGGCCGCCATCGTCACGATCATCGTCTCGCCGATCGCTCGCGAAATCGCGAGGATGAACGACGAGAAGATCCCCGACAGCGCCGCCGGAACCACGACCCGCGTGGAGACGTCGAACTTCGTCGCGCCCAGCCCGTATCCGGCCTGTCTGAGTTCGTCCGGGACGGAACTCAGGGCGTCCTCGCTGATCGAGGAGACCATCGGAATGATCATGATTCCGACCATGATCGACGCCGACATCGCGTTGAACGTGCTCAGCGGCAAGATCTTCTGGAGCCACGGCGTGATGTACACCAGCGCGAAGTAGCCGTAGACGACCGTCGGAACGCCCGCGAGAATCTCGAGGGCGGGTTTGAGGTACGCTCGCGTTCGTTCGGTCGCATACTCGCTGATATAGATCGCGGCCCCCAGCCCGCAGGGAAGCGCGACTGCAGCGGAGGCGACGGTGACGACGATCGTTCCGCTCAACAGCGGCAACAGACCGTACCGGTACGGCTGAATCGTCGGCCGCCAGTTCGTCCCGAACAGGAAGTCACGAATCGCGTTCGTCCAGGACGTCTCGAGCACGCCCGCGTACTGGTCAACGAAGTAGATGGCGTCCGAGAAGAGGCTGTAGATGATACCGACGGTGATCAACACCGTCAGCGTCATACAGCCGAACAGGACGTACTCGTAGAGCCGTTCACGTCTCACCGTCTCGGCCGGGCGTTGCCACTCCGACTCGATAGTATCGCTACTCACAATAACTCACCACCATCTGCGTTTGCGGTTCGATCATTGGTAGAAGACGGATCGGCAGTTTAGTTCAGTTCATCGAGGGGATCGCCTCGTCTTCACTGAGATCCCCGTCGATGGCAGCCTCGAGTCGATCGAGGTTCTCTTGAACCTCCTGATCGTTCATCGCAACGTAGCCGATGTCCTCCGAGACGATACTCCGGTCGCCGCTCAGTTCGATCGCGAACCGCATGAACTCCTGGAGCGCCTCGTTCTCCTGTAGTTTCTGCTGGTTGACATACCAGAAGATCGGACGTGCGAGCGGATACGATCCCTCGGAGGCCGCCTCGAGGCTCGGCGCGGTACAGCCGTCGCCGGCGTCGATCTCGAGGGCTTTGACGCTGTCGGGGTTGTTGTCGTAGTACGCGTACGGAAGGTAGCCGTGGGCGTACTCGTTCCCGGCGACACCCTGGGCGATCTCATCGTCTTCCTCGGTGCCGTCGAAGTCCTCGCGGATGACCCGGAGCTCGCCGACGACCTCTTCGGTCCAGTAGTCGAAGGTTCCTGACGTCGTTGCCGCACCGAACAGTTCGATCTCCTCGTCGGGCCAGTCGGAGTTGATGTCGGCCCACGTCTCGGGAGCGCTGTCGGGATGCCAGATCTCGCTGAGCTGGTCCAGATCCGCACAGTCGAGCCAGTCGTTGTCGTTGTTGACGACGGCCGTCAGCGCGTCACCAGCACACTGGAACTCGACCGGCTGGAAACCGGTATCGCTCGCTTCCTGGATTTCTTCTTCCATAATCGGGCGGCTCGCACCGTTGATGTCGCTGTCTCCGGGCAAGAAGAAGTTCTCGAACCCGCCCGTACTCCCATCGCTGGACAGTTCGTAATCGAACCCGTCCTGTTCACGGGCGAACTCTTCGCCGGCCGCTTCGGACACCGGATAAACGGTACTGCTACCCGAAATTCGGATAGTTCCGGAAACGCTGTTACCGCTGCCACTGTCACTACCGGTTTCCCCGCTCGTTCCCTCCTCCTCGGTACACCCTGCAAGTGCGACGGCCCCCGCGCCACCGGCCACCGAAATGAATCGTCGTCGCGATACACCGATACCGGACTGGGACGTGTCGTCCGTCATCACCTGAGAGCAATCAGGACACGTATAAAGAGGATTCTAATATCTATATACTCAACCAGATACGCCAATAGAGTACTATTTTCGGCAACGTAGATATCGGTATTACGACCGATCGATCGGCCTCCACTGCTGACCCGTCGTTCGAAGGGAGACGACTGATTTGAGGGGTCTTTCACCCATCGATATTCCGGGTCTGCGTAACGCGGTCAGCAATTGACGTCTCGTATAGGGCAATACCTTCACCGATATATTAATATATAGTACTATATATTGGTATGATTCGCACGTTCGAAAACGGACAACGCTCGGGATAAATACGGGGTAAATGGATTTACTCAATAGATTCGAAGGGATTTATATCCCCCCTGACGAAACGTTCCGCTATGGAGACTCGTAAGGTCCAGGTGACCGGGGGGTCGACGTACACGGTCTCGCTGCCGAAGGAATGGGCAACGGAAAACAGCGTCTCGAGCGGCGATACCGTCGAGATCTACTCCGAGGACGATACGCTGCTGGTCACGCCGCGGAGCGACGCCGACCATCAGGAAGGGACGCTCGACGTCTCGACGCTCGAGGGCGAGCGCCTCACCCGGGCCGTGCTCACGATGTACGTCAGCGGCTTCGACGTGATCCGACTCGAAGCCGGCCGGATCACGACGGAACAGCGGCGGGCGATCCGGTCGGCGATCCAGGGGCTGATCGGCGTCGAGGTCGTCGAGGAGACGACCGACGGCGTCGTCATTCAGGACCTGCTCGATTCCTCGGAGCTGTCGATCGTCAACGCCGTCACGCGAATGCGCCTGATCGCGACGTCGATGCTCGAGGACGCGGTGACGGCGCTGGTCGAGAACGACGACGACATCGCTCACGACGTCATCGAACGCGACGACGACGTCGACCGACTCTGGCTCGTCGTCTCGCGGATCTTCCGCGCGACGCTGCGCTCGCCCGGGGCGGCGGAGGAACTCGGCGTCTCCCGCGAGGACTGTTTCGACTTCCACTCCAGCGCCCGCCAACTCGAGCGCGTCGCCGACCACGCCGTCAAGATCAGCCAGCTCGCGCTCAAACTCGAGGAGATCCCCGAGGACGTCGCGGACGCGTTGCTCGAACTCCACGCGGACGCCTCGGACATCCTCGAGAAGTCGATGGACGCGTTGTTCGCCGAGGAGAGCGGTGAGGCGACCGAACTGGGCCACGACGCGCTCGAGTCGGTTCTGAGCATCGACGAACACACGCGCCACATCGACGACATGCTCCGCGAACAGGAGTCAGTCCAGGCCCAGTCGCTCGGGCTGATCCTCGATTCGCTCTCCCGAAGCGCCGACTACGGCGGGAACGTCGCCGAGACGGCCCTGCAGAAGGCGGCACCCAGCCCGTAGCGTAGTTACGTATCGTTTCTTGCCGACCTCGAGCCGATGGGGACGATGTCCACGCGCGTCGATCGAGGCCACGGGGTTTTCACGCTGTCTCTCGTAGTCTCGTTTCACCTATGCCGACCTACGAGCGACGGACGACAGTTCGGGCCCCGCTCGAGGAGGTCTGGGAGTTTCACTCCCGGATCGACGGCCTCGAGGCGGTAACGGCCGACTGGATGAACCTCCGCGTCGAGGGCCTGCTAGGACCGGACGGCGAGCCGGACCCGGACGTTCTCGAGGTGGGGACCGAGATCTCGCTTTCGATGCAACCGTTCGACGTCGGGCCGCGACAGCACTGGACCTCGCTCATCACCGAGCGCGAGCGGGGCGACGGCTCCGCGTACTTCCGGGACGAGATGGTTCACTCGCCGTTCGCGTTCGAGCGCTGGGAGCACACCCACGCGTTCTACGCCGACGGCGATCGGACGGTCCTCCGCGACCGCGTCGAGTACGAACTTCCGCTGGGTGCGCTCGGAGAAGCCGCGTCCCCGCTGTCGGGCGTCGGTTTCGAGGCGATGTTCCGCGATCGTCACCGCCGGACGAAGGCCCACCTGGAGCCGTGACGGGCAGCGAGCCGTTCGACGGACGGACCACACCCGTTTTGTCCCGACGGGTCGTATGACGGGTATGATCGGGAGCACGAGCGGAGCGGTCGACCGCCGTCGCCTGCTCGGCTTGCTCGCGGCCGGGACGACTGCCGGCGTCGCGGGCTGTCTCGGAGGCGACGATGGGGGCGACGGTGAGGGTGAGGATGGGAACGGGGACGACTCCACCGGCGAGGACGAAGACGACGACCACGTCTACGACCGGAACGCGTTCTCCCACCCCGGCGAGGAACCGGTCGAGTTCACCGAGAGCCAGCGCTGTCCAGTCTGTACCATGACGCCGCTGATGTATCCCAACTGGCGGTGTCAACTCGCCCACGAGAACGGCGACGGCGTCGCCTTCGACACGCCCGGCTGTCTGTTCGCGTACTACGCGTTCCTGCCGATCGATTCGCCCGTGACGGCCGGCTGGGTGACCGAATACGAGCAGCGCGAACTCATCGACGCCACCGAGGCCTACTACGTGGTCGTGACCGACGACACTGCCGAGGAAGCCGACGACGACGTGATGAAACTCAACCCCCGGCCGTTCGCCGACCGCGAGGACGCCGTGGCCTACCTCGAGGAGTGGGAGGCCGAACCGTTGACGGAGGACGACGTGATCCGACTCGAGGACATCGACCGGGGGCACGCCGAGATCTACCGAGGGAACCGGCTCCCGAACTGACCGAGCGACAGGCCGGTTCCGGAAAGCGTTTGCCGTCCCGCGGGCGTTCTGCTGACGTGACCGGAACCAGGGTCGGGATCGGAGCGGATCTCGAGGCCACACCGTACGTCGCGCTCGCTTTCGCGGTCTTCGCGGCGAGCACGAGCGCCATCCTCGTCCGCTGGAGCGGGGCCCCGAGTTCGGTGGCAGCGTTCTACCGGGTCCTGTTCACGACGGCGATGGTCGCACCCGTCGCCGTCCTGCGGTATCGCGGAGAGTTCGCCCGGCTCTCCGTCCCGGACTTCGGGTTCGCCGTCGTCGCCGGGGTCGCGCTCGCGATTCACTTCGCGGCCTGGTTCGAGAGCCTGAACCACACGAGCGTCGCCGCGAGCGTGACGCTCGTCCAGACCCAGCCGATCTTCGTCGCCGTCGGGGCCGCGCTCGTCCTCGGGGAGCGGGTCTCCCGGGAGACCGTCGTCGGCATCGCCGTCGCGATCGTCGGCGCGGCCGCCATGTCGCTTGGCGACGCCGGCGAGGCGCCGATCTCCGACGCGACGGTCTACGGCAACGCCCTGGCGCTGCTCGGGGCTATCACCGTGGCCGGCTACGTGCTCGCCGGGCGGTCGATCCGCCAGCGCGTCTCGCTGTTCCCGTACGTCACCGTCGTCTACACCGCCTGTGCGGTGACACTGGCGGTCCTCGTCGGCGCCCAGGGCCACGACTTCGTCGCCTACCCGGCCCGCGAGTGGCTCCTCTTTCTCGGGATGGCCCTCGGGCCCGGCGTCTTCGGGCACACGATCGTCAACTGGGTGCTGAAACACCTCGAGTCGGTCGTGGTCAGCGTCGCCTGGCTCGGCGAGCCGGTGGGGTCAACGATCCTCGCGCTCGTCCTGCTCGCGGAAGTCCCCGACGCGATCACGCTGGTCGGCGGCGCGGTGGTCCTCGCAGGGATCTACGTGACGACGATCGAACGCGAGCGCCGGAAGGGGGATGATCCCGGCGACGAGGGATCGGAGACGAGTGCGGGTGCCGGAACCGATGCGGAGCCGGAGCCTGATCCGGAACCCGATCCCTGATACGAACGAGCGGAGAGAAAAGAACCGACCACGGACGGCCGACTGGGGTCAGTTCGTCGACGAGCCGTCGATGATCGCGTCGCCCTCGCGGTCCTCGTCCCGTTCGCGGTCCCGGCCGAGACCGCGATCGAGGTCCAGATCCGCGTCGCCTTCCAGTTCTCGCTCGCCACCTTCGTCGTCGGTCAGTTCGGCGTCGATTTTCTCGAGCAGCAACTCCAGGGCCGACCGGTTTGCCCCCTCGGGAATGATGACGTCCGCGTTCTTCTTCGTCGGTTCGACGAACTGCTCGTGCATCGGCTTGACCGTCTCTAAGTACTGGTCCATGACGCCCTCGAGGTCCCGGCCGCGGTCGACGACGTCGCGTTCGATCCGTCGCAGGATGCGGACGTCGGCGTCGGTCATCACGTAGATCCGCAGATCGAGCATGTCGAGGATCTCCTCGTCGTACAGCGAGAAGATGCCCTCGACGACGATCACGTCGGTCGGCTCGACGGTGACGCGCTCGTCCTTGCGGTTGTGGATCTCGAAGTCGTACTGGGGCATCTCGATAGGCTGGCCCATCAACAGCGTGTCCAGTTGTTCGCGGAGCAGTTCCCACTCGAATGCCGAGGGGTGGTCGTAGTTGACGTCGGCTCGTTCCTCGTACTCGAGGTTCGAGAGGTCTTCGTAGTAGTTGTCAAGCGGGATTCGGGTGACGGGTTCGCCGACTTCCTCGGCGAGTGTCCGCGCCACGGTGGTCTTGCCGGCCCCCGTGCCCCCGGCGATCCCGATGACGAACGACGGGATACTCATCACTCGAGTCTGGATACGGGCCGTAATCAATCCCCTGAAATGCGGTCGCTCTCGGTAACAGGGTGCGTGGCCGCCGACGGGAACGACTGCGAGCGGGAACGCGGTGGCTTCTTTACCGTTCGTGCGCAGACCCCGGTATGCACGTCGTCGTCAACGCCGCCGCGAGCGCGGACGGCAAGCTCTCCTCGAGGCGGCGCGAACAGATCGCCATCAGCGGCGAGGCCGACTTCGACCGCGTCGACCGGCTCCGGGCCGACAGCGACGCCGTCGTCGTCGGCGTCGGGACCGTTCTCGCCGACGATCCGAGCCTCACCGTCAAGGATGCCGAGCGGCGGAAACGACGGCAGGAGGCCGGCAAGCCCGGAAATCCCGCGCGAGTGGTCGTCGACTCGAGGGCTCGCACTCCGCCGGACGCCGAGGTCGCCGACGACGCGGCGACGACCTACGTCTGCGTGAGCGAGGCCGCGCCGGTCGACCGCCGGCTGGCGCTGTCCGAGCGAGCGGACACGGAACTCGTGACTGCCGGGGAGGAGCGGGTCGACCTCCTGCCCGCCTTCGCCGCGCTGCAAGAGGAAGGACTCGAGCAAATCATGGTCGAGGGCGGCGGCGAACTCATCTTCTCGCTGTTCGAGGCCGGACTGGTCGACGAACTCCAGGTCTTCGTCGGGCCGAAAGTGATCGGCGGCCGCGACGCGCCGACGCTGGCCGACGGCGAGGGGTTCGTCGAAGAGTTCCCCCGGCTCGCACTCGAGGACGTCGAACGGATCGACGAGGGTATCCTGCTGAGCTGGCGGGTGGAGCCGGACGCGACGGCGGCAAACGACTGGAGCGAAGGCTGACCGCTTCCCGCGACGTCCCGTCACATCTTTCCTCGCCGGGCCCGTCCACTCGAGCATGGAACGCGCGACATTCGGTGGCGGCTGTTTCTGGTGTGTCGAGGCGGCCTTCGAGGAACTCGAGGGCGTCGAATCGGTGACCTCCGGTTACGCCGGCGGCCACGTCGAAGACCCGACCTACGAGGAAGTCTGTTCCGGCGAGACCGGCCACGCGGAGGTCGTCCAGCTCGAGTACGACCCCGAGGCCGTCGCCTACGAGGACCTGCTCGAGGTCTTCTTTACCATCCACGACCCCACGACGAAGGACCGCGAGGGTCCGGACGTCGGCTCGCAGTATCGCTCGGCGATCTACGCTCACGACGAAGACCAACTCGAGACCGCCCGCCGGTTCGCCGAGGAACTCGAGAACGAAGGACTCTACGAGGGGATCGTGACCGAGATCGAGCCGCTCGAGACGTTCTACGAGGCCGAGGAGTACCACCAGAACTACTTCGAGAAGAACCCCAACGACGCCTACTGTACGATGCACGCGGCCCCGAAAGTCGAGAAGGTCCGCGAGAAGTTCGACGGGAAGGTGACGGCAAGCGAGTAGTCGGGCCGTCGCGGCGTCGGCTCCGACCGGCCGTTCGACGAGTTACGCGATCGATCCGTCCCGGTCCGATGCCTCCGAGAGGTGTTCTTTCCCCCACTCGGTCATCGCTTCGATCACCGGCTCGAGCGATTTGCCCAGGTCGGTCAGCGAGTACTCGACCCGGACTGGCTTCTCGTTGACGATCTCGCGGTCGACCAGTCGCTTCTCCTCGAGGTCGTCGAGCACCTCCGAGAGCACCTTGCTCGAGATGCCGCCGACTTCGTCCTGCAACGCGTTGAATCCGAGCGGGCCGTTCGCGAGCAGTCGCTGGACGATCACTGGGTGCCACTTCTTGCCGATCAGCGTCGCGGTAGAGGTGACGGGACACCAGTCCTCGCCCGCACACCAGACCTGAAG of the Halobiforma lacisalsi AJ5 genome contains:
- a CDS encoding SRPBCC family protein, whose product is MPTYERRTTVRAPLEEVWEFHSRIDGLEAVTADWMNLRVEGLLGPDGEPDPDVLEVGTEISLSMQPFDVGPRQHWTSLITERERGDGSAYFRDEMVHSPFAFERWEHTHAFYADGDRTVLRDRVEYELPLGALGEAASPLSGVGFEAMFRDRHRRTKAHLEP
- a CDS encoding nitrous oxide reductase accessory protein NosL, whose translation is MIGSTSGAVDRRRLLGLLAAGTTAGVAGCLGGDDGGDGEGEDGNGDDSTGEDEDDDHVYDRNAFSHPGEEPVEFTESQRCPVCTMTPLMYPNWRCQLAHENGDGVAFDTPGCLFAYYAFLPIDSPVTAGWVTEYEQRELIDATEAYYVVVTDDTAEEADDDVMKLNPRPFADREDAVAYLEEWEAEPLTEDDVIRLEDIDRGHAEIYRGNRLPN
- the pstC gene encoding phosphate ABC transporter permease subunit PstC, producing the protein MSSDTIESEWQRPAETVRRERLYEYVLFGCMTLTVLITVGIIYSLFSDAIYFVDQYAGVLETSWTNAIRDFLFGTNWRPTIQPYRYGLLPLLSGTIVVTVASAAVALPCGLGAAIYISEYATERTRAYLKPALEILAGVPTVVYGYFALVYITPWLQKILPLSTFNAMSASIMVGIMIIPMVSSISEDALSSVPDELRQAGYGLGATKFDVSTRVVVPAALSGIFSSFILAISRAIGETMIVTMAAGQNPQMLILEPTSIHENLYDSIQTITAAMVQAAGSDVVGGTPVYWSMFALGLALFAFTFTMNLVAEYVKRRYREVY
- a CDS encoding 2,5-diamino-6-(ribosylamino)-4(3H)-pyrimidinone 5'-phosphate reductase, coding for MHVVVNAAASADGKLSSRRREQIAISGEADFDRVDRLRADSDAVVVGVGTVLADDPSLTVKDAERRKRRQEAGKPGNPARVVVDSRARTPPDAEVADDAATTYVCVSEAAPVDRRLALSERADTELVTAGEERVDLLPAFAALQEEGLEQIMVEGGGELIFSLFEAGLVDELQVFVGPKVIGGRDAPTLADGEGFVEEFPRLALEDVERIDEGILLSWRVEPDATAANDWSEG
- a CDS encoding DMT family transporter, with the protein product MTGTRVGIGADLEATPYVALAFAVFAASTSAILVRWSGAPSSVAAFYRVLFTTAMVAPVAVLRYRGEFARLSVPDFGFAVVAGVALAIHFAAWFESLNHTSVAASVTLVQTQPIFVAVGAALVLGERVSRETVVGIAVAIVGAAAMSLGDAGEAPISDATVYGNALALLGAITVAGYVLAGRSIRQRVSLFPYVTVVYTACAVTLAVLVGAQGHDFVAYPAREWLLFLGMALGPGVFGHTIVNWVLKHLESVVVSVAWLGEPVGSTILALVLLAEVPDAITLVGGAVVLAGIYVTTIERERRKGDDPGDEGSETSAGAGTDAEPEPDPEPDP
- a CDS encoding winged helix-turn-helix transcriptional regulator, with the translated sequence MTEPTDDLQVWCAGEDWCPVTSTATLIGKKWHPVIVQRLLANGPLGFNALQDEVGGISSKVLSEVLDDLEEKRLVDREIVNEKPVRVEYSLTDLGKSLEPVIEAMTEWGKEHLSEASDRDGSIA
- a CDS encoding phosphate signaling complex PhoU family protein, with the protein product METRKVQVTGGSTYTVSLPKEWATENSVSSGDTVEIYSEDDTLLVTPRSDADHQEGTLDVSTLEGERLTRAVLTMYVSGFDVIRLEAGRITTEQRRAIRSAIQGLIGVEVVEETTDGVVIQDLLDSSELSIVNAVTRMRLIATSMLEDAVTALVENDDDIAHDVIERDDDVDRLWLVVSRIFRATLRSPGAAEELGVSREDCFDFHSSARQLERVADHAVKISQLALKLEEIPEDVADALLELHADASDILEKSMDALFAEESGEATELGHDALESVLSIDEHTRHIDDMLREQESVQAQSLGLILDSLSRSADYGGNVAETALQKAAPSP
- a CDS encoding PstS family phosphate ABC transporter substrate-binding protein; the encoded protein is MTDDTSQSGIGVSRRRFISVAGGAGAVALAGCTEEEGTSGETGSDSGSGNSVSGTIRISGSSTVYPVSEAAGEEFAREQDGFDYELSSDGSTGGFENFFLPGDSDINGASRPIMEEEIQEASDTGFQPVEFQCAGDALTAVVNNDNDWLDCADLDQLSEIWHPDSAPETWADINSDWPDEEIELFGAATTSGTFDYWTEEVVGELRVIREDFDGTEEDDEIAQGVAGNEYAHGYLPYAYYDNNPDSVKALEIDAGDGCTAPSLEAASEGSYPLARPIFWYVNQQKLQENEALQEFMRFAIELSGDRSIVSEDIGYVAMNDQEVQENLDRLEAAIDGDLSEDEAIPSMN
- the pstA gene encoding phosphate ABC transporter permease PstA translates to MSTETERHDWAGASNVAARIKGSAFKYACLSAALFGIVTLLVLLTYVTIDAFQLAEASTEWYAVFVLSIGAPITAYWWRIRGTPAIDVAKTTTGGLLLSVGFGLFLVVVSIIVSPQIWAAYFLLAIFPAGALLVYGDRIEQVSDAHRWALGVAVVGALVASVARAPLTGVLALIKPWLLYFLTFAGPTALALRQWSVSREGRSRIGELAAAGVVGGSLLVGGLVEIGVLVAGDLAIVFLGGLSIPAVIVLTGQRETIAESSTARLGLGAPVVIAGSVLLAVFLPDLLGSSSPDPWVRSAFFQQGPSRLPERSGLYPPIIGSVFMLGVMIVAVFPLGVGAAIYLEEYAGDNRLTQLIQVNLSNLAGVPSVVYGLLGLAVFARGVTLEAGSVSIDLGLGLGTVLTAGLTVGLLVLPIVIISAQEAIRSVPKSVRRASYGMGASRWQTTRNVVLPEAFPGILTGTILALGRAIGETAPLIMIGAATSVSSPPESLFSTVTAMPLQIYAWRGSVQPEFRYGVVAAGVVTLLVVLLGMNAAAIVLRDRFERR
- the udk gene encoding uridine kinase, which translates into the protein MSIPSFVIGIAGGTGAGKTTVARTLAEEVGEPVTRIPLDNYYEDLSNLEYEERADVNYDHPSAFEWELLREQLDTLLMGQPIEMPQYDFEIHNRKDERVTVEPTDVIVVEGIFSLYDEEILDMLDLRIYVMTDADVRILRRIERDVVDRGRDLEGVMDQYLETVKPMHEQFVEPTKKNADVIIPEGANRSALELLLEKIDAELTDDEGGERELEGDADLDLDRGLGRDRERDEDREGDAIIDGSSTN
- the msrA gene encoding peptide-methionine (S)-S-oxide reductase MsrA translates to MERATFGGGCFWCVEAAFEELEGVESVTSGYAGGHVEDPTYEEVCSGETGHAEVVQLEYDPEAVAYEDLLEVFFTIHDPTTKDREGPDVGSQYRSAIYAHDEDQLETARRFAEELENEGLYEGIVTEIEPLETFYEAEEYHQNYFEKNPNDAYCTMHAAPKVEKVREKFDGKVTASE